The Dethiosulfovibrio peptidovorans DSM 11002 genome has a window encoding:
- a CDS encoding LysE family translocator, with protein sequence MSEIDMAALIPYVFITTFTPGPNNVSSAAMAAKFGLRRTWSYTLGIASGVFLLMILGGSLSGFLMELVPKLEGTMKWIGAAYIVWLAWGLVREVPHEGGSSGGEGGFFKGMALQCVNVKVMIYCLTLYSVFLRPLLARPLPVLMSALFLAVVCFSSVVLWALFGVGIESFLGSPGRRRALNYFFAAMLVMTALQVAELI encoded by the coding sequence TTGAGCGAGATAGATATGGCGGCGCTTATTCCCTACGTTTTCATCACGACCTTCACCCCTGGTCCGAACAACGTCAGCTCCGCCGCCATGGCGGCGAAGTTCGGACTGAGGAGAACCTGGAGCTATACGTTGGGAATCGCCTCCGGGGTTTTTTTGTTGATGATCCTGGGAGGGTCTCTTTCCGGTTTCCTGATGGAGTTGGTCCCCAAGCTCGAGGGGACCATGAAGTGGATCGGAGCAGCCTACATAGTCTGGCTGGCCTGGGGACTGGTTCGGGAGGTCCCCCACGAGGGCGGCTCCTCCGGGGGTGAGGGAGGTTTCTTCAAGGGGATGGCCCTTCAGTGCGTCAACGTCAAGGTGATGATATACTGCCTGACCCTGTACTCGGTGTTTCTAAGGCCTCTGTTGGCCAGGCCTCTGCCTGTGCTGATGTCCGCCCTCTTTCTGGCTGTGGTCTGTTTTTCCTCGGTGGTCCTTTGGGCCCTGTTCGGAGTCGGGATAGAGAGCTTTCTCGGAAGTCCCGGCAGGCGCAGGGCCCTTAACTATTTTTTCGCGGCCATGTTGGTCATGACCGCTCTTCAGGTGGCCGAGTTGATATGA
- a CDS encoding OPT family oligopeptide transporter, with amino-acid sequence MSTSEETKKEPIRRLPEEAYEVMDGDQYPPYVSSDKKIPELTFRAISLGFILSIVLGAANAYLGLKVGMTVSASIPAAVISMGIMRGILKKGTILENNIVQTIASSGESLAAGVIFTVPALYILARTNPQLVPPKLITVTLMSALGGLLGLLFMIPLRRFLIVKEHGNIPYPEGAACAEVLVAGEVGGAPAKTLFASLGLAGVYRFAQAGMKIFPEEIEWGIKGFTGAHIGADIFPSLMGVGFIVGRRIATIMLVGGVVAWLGVIPLIEFFGRHSTDAIFPAATAVSELGVWGIWNKYIRYVGAGAVAFGGLLSFVEALPTIISSFKAIMKRSKNDDGTPERRTQQDLPGKIVTWGSLLVAVSMLFVLPIDNTIARIVSAIAVVVFGFFFVTVSSRIVGLVGSSNNPVSGMTIATLLLTAILVKLGGISGIEGILASLTAGSVVCIALACAGDMSQDLKTGFLVGATPKYQQIGEMIGTVAAALVIGLVLIMLDSTYGFGSKELPAPQAGLMAMVVQGIFQGDLPWSLVWIGAALGLCARLVQIPVLPFGIGLYLPVHLSVPIFFGSLIREAVMKKFPKGHEKHKPALETGMLISSGFVAGDALVGLLAAFLAYVGVADKIAVGGPLSASGIGGLALFMVLALYMYRKCCAAEAD; translated from the coding sequence TTGAGTACTTCGGAAGAAACGAAGAAAGAGCCTATTCGCAGGCTACCCGAAGAGGCCTACGAGGTGATGGACGGGGATCAATATCCGCCCTATGTATCGTCGGATAAGAAGATCCCGGAACTGACCTTCAGGGCCATCTCTCTCGGCTTTATCCTTTCCATCGTCCTGGGAGCGGCCAACGCCTATCTGGGTCTCAAGGTCGGTATGACAGTCTCGGCGTCCATACCGGCGGCGGTAATATCGATGGGTATAATGAGGGGAATCCTCAAGAAGGGGACCATCCTGGAGAACAACATCGTCCAGACCATAGCGTCCTCCGGCGAGTCTCTGGCGGCGGGGGTTATCTTCACAGTGCCGGCCCTCTACATACTGGCCCGGACCAACCCTCAGCTGGTGCCCCCCAAGCTGATCACCGTAACCCTGATGTCCGCCCTGGGAGGGCTTCTGGGGCTGCTATTCATGATCCCCCTGCGGCGCTTCCTGATCGTAAAGGAACATGGGAACATCCCCTACCCCGAGGGTGCGGCCTGCGCCGAGGTCCTAGTGGCGGGGGAGGTTGGAGGAGCCCCGGCCAAGACCTTGTTCGCATCCCTAGGCTTGGCAGGAGTATATCGTTTCGCCCAAGCGGGAATGAAGATCTTCCCCGAGGAGATCGAGTGGGGCATCAAGGGCTTCACCGGAGCACACATAGGCGCCGACATATTCCCGTCCCTCATGGGAGTTGGCTTCATCGTCGGTCGCAGAATAGCCACCATAATGCTCGTAGGAGGCGTGGTCGCCTGGCTGGGAGTCATCCCCCTAATAGAGTTCTTCGGAAGACACTCGACTGATGCCATCTTCCCGGCTGCTACGGCCGTGTCGGAGCTCGGAGTGTGGGGAATATGGAACAAGTACATCCGCTACGTCGGAGCCGGAGCGGTGGCCTTCGGAGGGCTTCTCAGTTTCGTGGAGGCACTTCCCACTATCATCAGCAGCTTCAAGGCCATTATGAAACGCTCCAAGAACGACGACGGAACGCCGGAGAGAAGGACTCAGCAAGACCTCCCCGGAAAGATCGTGACATGGGGATCCCTTCTTGTAGCCGTATCCATGCTCTTCGTGCTTCCCATAGACAACACCATCGCCAGAATCGTGTCCGCCATAGCGGTGGTCGTCTTCGGCTTCTTCTTCGTGACGGTCTCCAGCCGGATCGTCGGTCTGGTCGGAAGCTCCAACAACCCGGTGTCCGGAATGACCATAGCAACTCTTCTGTTAACGGCCATTCTGGTCAAACTCGGTGGGATCTCCGGCATAGAGGGAATACTTGCTAGCCTCACGGCGGGATCGGTGGTCTGCATCGCCCTGGCCTGCGCCGGAGATATGTCTCAGGACCTCAAGACCGGATTCCTCGTCGGAGCTACCCCCAAATATCAGCAGATCGGGGAGATGATCGGAACCGTCGCCGCCGCGCTGGTGATAGGGCTCGTCCTGATAATGCTGGACAGTACCTACGGCTTCGGCTCCAAGGAGCTCCCGGCTCCTCAGGCAGGGCTGATGGCCATGGTCGTCCAGGGGATATTCCAGGGAGACCTGCCCTGGTCCCTGGTTTGGATCGGAGCGGCTTTGGGACTCTGCGCCAGGCTGGTCCAGATCCCGGTTCTCCCCTTCGGCATCGGCCTGTATCTTCCTGTCCATCTCTCCGTGCCGATCTTCTTCGGATCCCTCATCAGAGAGGCAGTAATGAAGAAGTTCCCCAAGGGACACGAGAAACACAAGCCCGCCCTGGAGACGGGGATGCTAATCAGCTCGGGCTTCGTCGCAGGAGACGCTTTGGTGGGTCTTCTGGCCGCCTTCCTGGCCTACGTCGGAGTGGCGGACAAGATCGCCGTCGGCGGGCCTCTCTCGGCTAGCGGAATCGGCGGACTGGCTCTTTTCATGGTGCTGGCTCTCTATATGTACAGAAAGTGCTGCGCCGCCGAAGCGGACTAA
- a CDS encoding dipeptidase, whose translation MKKFTVSAVFVVFLLTLLTVSSATGCTTMLISKGATEDGSVVVSHSDDNDLMDQRIIYVPAMDHEEGAVRSIYCSGAAMGEFPEYRCFLYPRMVTDDRGPAYMGEEPSIALGTIPQVPHTYAYFDGNYGIMNEHQLMFGECTDGAKITAKPEPGKRIFYSSELSRVALERCRTAREAIALMGSLIEEYGYYGTGETLPVADTEEGWIMEIAPSPEGTGGLWVAKRVPDGEMFVGANEFRIREVDRDDPDMMVGKELFPVAKKHGWWKPSDGPLDWLRTVSLGEYNHPYYSLRRVWRAFSLAAPSLGLSPWVEDGYTKAYPFSIKPDEKLSVRDVMAIHRDRYEGTEFDLTKGVAAGPFGYPDRFYGPYDGKGDVGDPKRKLDGAWERPISVTYCGYAFVNQARGWLPDPIGGIMWLGLDKPADTVFMPFFVGVESLPDSVANCDTSLFSRDSAWWAFNFVSNWAGLRYDAIHGDIVSRRKALESGFLEKLKEIEKEAMEINRKNPEELADFLTSFCDENAGRTVDGWWDFSEELIVKYDDGFINVGQMGTQAGYPMEWLKTTSWPEGPTEYGKR comes from the coding sequence GTGAAGAAGTTTACGGTGTCGGCTGTGTTTGTCGTTTTCCTGTTGACCTTGCTGACCGTTTCGTCCGCTACTGGCTGTACGACTATGCTGATTAGCAAGGGGGCGACGGAGGACGGGTCGGTCGTGGTGTCTCACTCGGACGATAACGATCTCATGGATCAGAGGATCATCTACGTTCCGGCCATGGATCACGAGGAGGGGGCGGTACGATCGATATATTGCTCCGGGGCTGCTATGGGGGAGTTCCCCGAGTATCGTTGTTTCCTATATCCTCGGATGGTCACAGATGATAGGGGTCCTGCCTATATGGGAGAAGAGCCATCTATCGCCCTCGGGACCATTCCTCAGGTTCCCCATACCTACGCCTATTTCGACGGCAACTACGGCATAATGAACGAGCATCAGCTGATGTTCGGCGAGTGTACCGACGGGGCCAAGATCACGGCCAAGCCCGAGCCGGGTAAGAGGATCTTCTACTCATCCGAGCTCTCTCGGGTGGCGCTGGAAAGGTGTCGTACCGCCAGAGAGGCCATAGCCCTCATGGGATCTCTCATAGAGGAATACGGCTACTACGGAACCGGCGAGACCCTTCCCGTGGCCGACACGGAAGAGGGATGGATAATGGAGATAGCCCCGTCTCCCGAGGGAACCGGCGGGCTGTGGGTTGCCAAGAGAGTGCCGGACGGAGAGATGTTCGTCGGTGCCAACGAGTTTCGCATCCGAGAGGTGGACCGGGACGATCCGGACATGATGGTGGGGAAGGAGCTCTTTCCCGTGGCAAAGAAGCATGGCTGGTGGAAGCCCTCCGACGGGCCTCTGGACTGGCTCAGGACCGTTAGCCTTGGGGAGTACAACCATCCGTACTACTCCCTGCGTCGGGTCTGGCGGGCCTTCTCCCTGGCCGCTCCCTCCCTGGGGCTGTCTCCCTGGGTAGAGGACGGATACACGAAGGCCTATCCTTTCTCGATCAAGCCGGATGAAAAACTGTCGGTCCGTGACGTCATGGCCATACATCGAGACCGTTACGAGGGCACCGAGTTCGACCTGACCAAGGGAGTGGCGGCGGGTCCTTTTGGATATCCCGACCGCTTCTACGGACCATACGACGGCAAGGGCGATGTGGGAGACCCGAAACGCAAGCTCGACGGAGCCTGGGAGCGTCCTATCTCTGTGACCTACTGCGGCTATGCCTTCGTAAACCAGGCCAGGGGGTGGCTCCCCGATCCTATAGGAGGGATAATGTGGCTAGGGCTGGACAAACCGGCAGATACGGTGTTCATGCCTTTCTTCGTAGGTGTGGAGTCTCTTCCGGATTCGGTGGCAAACTGCGACACTTCGCTGTTCAGCAGAGACAGTGCCTGGTGGGCCTTCAACTTCGTCTCCAACTGGGCGGGACTCAGATACGACGCCATCCACGGCGACATAGTCTCCCGCCGTAAGGCTCTGGAGAGCGGTTTCCTCGAAAAGCTCAAAGAGATCGAAAAAGAGGCGATGGAGATAAATCGAAAGAATCCGGAGGAATTGGCCGATTTTCTGACCTCTTTCTGCGACGAAAACGCCGGTCGGACCGTGGACGGCTGGTGGGATTTCTCCGAAGAGCTTATAGTGAAGTACGACGACGGGTTCATAAACGTGGGCCAGATGGGAACCCAGGCGGGCTATCCCATGGAGTGGCTGAAGACCACCTCGTGGCCCGAAGGACCTACGGAGTACGGGAAGCGTTGA
- a CDS encoding agmatinase, whose product MERVDMPITGICSFGKYPICGDADGIEADMAVLGVPYDLGVGFLSGTRLGPRRIREASTQYARGSRGFYDPELDEVFLGDPWKIVDCGDADMVQGDMEGSLANVEDSVRRILRRKATPVVLGGDHSISIPVGRALSELGGTVGVIQLDAHLDWSMAPGGQRFGNGSPMRRMSEMDHIGPMTQIGLRGVGSSRKEDFDDAREYGSRLVTASEVRRIGPEAVVDAIPEADRYYVTVDIDVFDISLVTGTGSPMPAGLYYQEVAAILRGIARRFDVACLDLVEVAPQYDPSGATCRIAAMTLLEFMGHILKRREG is encoded by the coding sequence ATGGAGAGAGTGGATATGCCCATAACCGGCATATGTTCTTTCGGCAAATATCCCATCTGCGGGGATGCGGATGGGATCGAGGCGGATATGGCGGTGCTTGGCGTGCCTTACGATCTGGGCGTTGGCTTTCTCAGCGGTACCAGGCTGGGCCCGAGAAGGATAAGGGAGGCCTCGACCCAGTACGCCAGGGGTTCCAGAGGGTTCTACGATCCCGAGCTGGACGAGGTCTTTCTGGGCGATCCCTGGAAGATAGTGGACTGCGGCGACGCCGATATGGTCCAGGGCGATATGGAGGGCTCTCTCGCCAACGTGGAGGACTCGGTCAGGAGGATCCTCCGCAGGAAGGCCACCCCTGTGGTGCTCGGAGGCGACCATTCCATATCGATACCGGTCGGTCGCGCCCTTAGCGAGCTGGGCGGCACGGTAGGGGTGATACAGCTGGACGCCCACTTGGATTGGTCCATGGCTCCCGGAGGTCAGAGATTCGGCAACGGCAGCCCTATGAGGCGTATGTCCGAGATGGACCACATAGGCCCCATGACTCAGATAGGACTGAGAGGTGTCGGAAGCAGCCGGAAAGAGGATTTCGACGACGCCAGAGAGTACGGCAGCAGGCTGGTGACCGCGTCGGAGGTCCGAAGGATCGGCCCCGAGGCGGTGGTGGATGCCATCCCCGAGGCAGACCGCTACTACGTTACGGTGGATATCGACGTTTTCGACATCTCCCTGGTAACAGGCACCGGTTCCCCCATGCCGGCGGGGCTATACTATCAAGAGGTGGCAGCCATTCTGAGGGGCATAGCCAGGAGATTCGACGTGGCCTGTCTCGATCTGGTTGAGGTGGCACCTCAGTACGACCCGTCCGGTGCCACCTGCCGCATCGCCGCTATGACCCTGTTGGAATTCATGGGGCACATATTGAAGAGACGGGAAGGGTAA
- a CDS encoding B3/4 domain-containing protein — protein sequence MNIKIGSDVFERFKGYRRAVVLVKGADNRGEDDSLTAKLRSAEADVRERSDLADYKEIPRIASWREVFRSMGINPNKYPPSVANLIKRTGKGTDLPFVNKLVCIFNVISLRYMVPCGGDDLSVVTGDLRLDVASGTEDYVPLGKPDVLEHPDEGEIIYFDDGNRDVFCRAWCWKNGDRSKITETTTDVAINVEGMPPVSLEDLKAIGDELAEMVREHCGGDVSVHILDDEDDSLEI from the coding sequence ATGAATATAAAAATAGGATCCGACGTTTTCGAGAGGTTTAAGGGGTACCGCAGAGCGGTGGTCCTGGTGAAGGGAGCGGACAACAGGGGAGAGGACGATAGCCTGACGGCGAAGCTCAGATCCGCCGAGGCGGACGTAAGGGAGAGGTCCGATCTGGCCGACTACAAGGAGATCCCCCGTATAGCCTCGTGGCGCGAGGTCTTCCGATCCATGGGCATCAACCCGAACAAGTATCCCCCCTCGGTTGCCAACCTGATAAAGAGGACCGGCAAGGGAACCGATCTTCCCTTCGTGAACAAGCTGGTGTGCATCTTCAACGTCATAAGCCTGAGGTATATGGTTCCCTGCGGAGGTGACGACCTCTCGGTGGTTACCGGAGATCTTCGGCTGGACGTGGCGTCCGGAACGGAGGATTACGTTCCCCTGGGCAAGCCTGACGTTCTGGAGCATCCGGACGAAGGGGAGATAATCTACTTCGACGACGGCAACCGAGACGTCTTCTGCCGCGCCTGGTGCTGGAAGAACGGGGACAGAAGCAAGATAACCGAGACGACTACCGACGTGGCCATAAACGTGGAGGGGATGCCTCCCGTCTCTTTGGAGGATCTGAAAGCGATAGGGGACGAGTTGGCCGAGATGGTCCGGGAACACTGCGGAGGCGACGTCTCGGTCCACATACTGGACGACGAGGACGACAGCCTTGAGATATAG